One segment of Penaeus vannamei isolate JL-2024 chromosome 3, ASM4276789v1, whole genome shotgun sequence DNA contains the following:
- the LOC138859534 gene encoding DNA-directed RNA polymerase II subunit RPB1-like: protein MTPPIPKLHPASPQPHPSPNSTQPLPDPTHPPNSTQPLHDPTQPLYDPTQPLHDPTQPPHDPTRPHPSPNSTQPLHHPTQPPHDPTQPHPSPNSTQPLRDPTQPLHNSTQPLHDPTRPHPSPNSTQPLRDPTQPLHNPTQPLRDPTQPLHDPTRPHPSPYSTQSLHNSTKSLPDPTQPLPDPTQPLHDPTHPQTPPSLSTTPPSLSPTSTQPLHDPTQPLHDPTQPLPDPTQPQTPPSLSTTPAKPGHSGTSPPTQPQEPFTGRAWESLGAWQTDRFTCKTSGGNYHTFSS, encoded by the exons AtgaccccacccatccccaaacTCCACCCagcctctccccaaccccacccatccccaaacTCCACCCAGCCTCTCCCcgaccccacccatcccccaaacTCCACCCAGCCTCTCCACGACCCCACCCAGCCTCTCTACGACCCCACCCAGCCTCTCCACGACCCCACCCAACCTCCTCACGACCCCACCcgaccccacccatccccaaacTCCACCCAgcctctccaccaccccacccaacctcctcacgaccccacccaaccccacccatccccgaACTCCACCCAGCCTCTCCGCGACCCCACCCAGCCTCTCCACAACTCCACCCAGCCTCTCCACGACCCCACCCGACCCCACCCATCCCCGAACTCCACCCAGCCTCTCCGCGACCCCACCCAGCCTCTCCACAACCCCACCCAGCCTCTCCGCGACCCCACCCAACCTCTCCACGACCCCACCCGACCCCATCCATCCCCATACTCCACCCAGTCTCTCCACAACTCCACCAAGTCTCTCCCCGACCCCACCCAGCCTCTCCCCGACCCCACCCAGCCTCTCCAcgaccccacccatccccaaacTCCACCCAGTCTCTCCACAACTCCACCCagcctctccccaacctccacccagCCTCTCCACGACCCCACCCAACCTCTCCACGACCCCACCCAGCCTCTCCCcgaccccacccaaccccaaacTCCACCCAGCCTCTCCACAACCCCAGCGAAGCCAGGGCACAGCGGGACGTCGCCGCCCACACAGCCTCAAGAGCCTTTCACCGGGCGCGCGTGGGAGAGCCTGGGAGCCTGGCAGACGGACCGCTT CACCTGCAAGACAAGCGGAGGCAACTATCACACCTTCAGCAGCTAA